A region from the Natronorubrum halophilum genome encodes:
- a CDS encoding FAD-binding protein — protein sequence MYEHDVIVVGAGGAGLRAAVAADEAGADVALVSKLHPVRSHTGAAEGGINAALREGDDWELHAYDTMKGSDYLGDAPAVETLAQDAPKDTITLEHWGMPFSREEDGRVSQRPFGGLSFPRTTYAGAETGHHLLHVMYEQVVKRGIQVYDEWYVMDLATTDEDDPNDRECHGVVAYDVQSGAIEGFKANDGVVLATGGPGQAFDHTTNAVSCTGDGHAMAYRAGAPLEDMEFIQFHPTSLPSTGVLISEGVRGEGGILYNNDGERFMFEHGYANNSGELASRDVVARAELTEVNEGRGVEDEYVHLDMRHLGEERILDRLENILHLAEDFEGVDGLVEPMPVKPGQHYAMGGIEVDENGQTCINGLYAAGECACVSVHGGNRLGGNALPELIVFGKRAGRHAAGEDLGEPQIRTGYGDDVEDETETELPVHPGMAGLDTADGVAADGGERTDGGVTTDADGLLEQKVERTREHVDYLMEKDDGVQHAEIRQKLQNAMTDYVNVFRTEEGVKKALRLIRECREEYQDVYVDDPSKTFNTDLQQTIETRNLIDVAETIALGALVRNEFRGAHWRQENQIRDDENWLKHTLISWNDGAPSIFYRPVILEGQDKTYEPKVRSY from the coding sequence ATGTACGAACACGACGTTATCGTGGTCGGCGCCGGCGGCGCCGGTCTCCGTGCTGCGGTCGCAGCGGACGAGGCGGGTGCGGACGTCGCACTGGTCTCGAAACTCCACCCGGTTCGCAGCCACACGGGTGCAGCGGAGGGTGGAATCAACGCCGCCCTCCGAGAGGGCGACGACTGGGAGCTTCACGCCTACGACACGATGAAGGGCTCGGACTATCTGGGCGACGCCCCGGCGGTCGAGACCCTCGCACAGGACGCTCCCAAAGACACGATCACCCTCGAGCACTGGGGAATGCCCTTCTCGCGCGAGGAAGACGGCCGCGTCTCCCAGCGACCGTTCGGCGGGCTCTCGTTCCCCCGGACGACCTACGCCGGCGCGGAGACGGGTCACCACCTCCTGCACGTGATGTACGAGCAGGTCGTCAAACGCGGCATTCAGGTGTACGACGAGTGGTACGTCATGGATCTCGCGACGACCGACGAAGACGACCCCAACGACCGCGAGTGTCACGGCGTCGTCGCCTACGACGTTCAGTCGGGCGCTATTGAAGGGTTCAAAGCGAACGACGGCGTCGTCCTCGCGACCGGCGGCCCCGGACAGGCCTTCGACCACACCACCAACGCCGTCTCCTGTACCGGCGACGGCCACGCGATGGCCTATCGGGCGGGCGCGCCGCTCGAGGACATGGAGTTCATCCAGTTCCACCCGACGTCGCTCCCGTCGACGGGAGTCCTCATTTCGGAGGGCGTCCGCGGTGAGGGTGGGATCCTCTACAACAACGACGGCGAGCGGTTCATGTTCGAACACGGGTACGCGAACAACTCCGGCGAACTCGCCTCCCGCGACGTCGTCGCCCGCGCCGAACTCACCGAGGTCAACGAGGGACGCGGCGTCGAGGACGAGTACGTCCACCTCGACATGCGCCACCTCGGCGAAGAGCGCATTCTGGACCGCCTCGAGAACATCCTCCACCTCGCGGAGGACTTCGAGGGCGTCGACGGCCTCGTCGAACCGATGCCGGTCAAACCCGGCCAGCACTACGCGATGGGCGGAATCGAGGTCGACGAGAACGGTCAGACGTGCATCAACGGCCTCTACGCGGCCGGCGAGTGCGCCTGCGTCTCCGTCCACGGCGGGAACCGACTCGGCGGAAACGCCCTGCCGGAACTGATCGTCTTCGGCAAGCGCGCCGGCCGCCACGCCGCCGGCGAGGATCTCGGCGAGCCCCAGATCCGAACCGGCTACGGCGACGACGTCGAGGACGAAACCGAGACCGAACTGCCGGTCCACCCCGGCATGGCCGGGCTCGACACCGCCGACGGCGTCGCCGCAGACGGCGGCGAGCGAACCGACGGCGGCGTCACGACCGACGCTGACGGACTCCTCGAGCAGAAAGTCGAGCGCACGCGCGAGCACGTCGACTATCTGATGGAGAAAGACGACGGCGTCCAGCACGCCGAAATCCGACAGAAGCTCCAGAACGCGATGACGGATTACGTCAACGTCTTCCGCACCGAGGAGGGCGTCAAGAAGGCCCTGAGACTCATCCGCGAGTGCCGCGAGGAGTATCAGGACGTCTACGTCGACGACCCGTCGAAGACGTTCAACACCGACCTCCAACAGACCATCGAGACGCGCAACCTGATCGACGTCGCCGAGACCATCGCGCTCGGCGCACTCGTGCGCAACGAGTTCCGCGGTGCCCACTGGCGACAGGAGAACCAGATCCGCGACGACGAGAACTGGCTCAAACACACGCTCATCTCCTGGAACGACGGCGCACCGTCGATCTTCTACCGACCGGTCATCCTCGAGGGCCAGGACAAGACCTACGAGCCGAAAGTGCGCAGTTACTGA
- a CDS encoding succinate dehydrogenase/fumarate reductase iron-sulfur subunit has translation MSTQQPEQPESQEAPKDPEMRGAESPVDEKEKEGGDIDQTTADKSELEGESVLIKVFRYDPEVADKQEPRFDDFHVPFERGMTVLDAVMYARDTYDSSLTFRHSCRQAVCGSDAFFVNGKQRLGCKTQLADLEHPVRIEPLPHQEVVKDLVVDMDHFYDQMHTVEPYLQQDDLPEGELEEQRQSRENREKVKMSTRCIWCGACMSSCNIAAGDNEYLGPAAINKAYRFAMDDREDEDVKEHRLRILEQEHGVWRCQTQFSCTEVCPKDIPLTEHIQELKREAVKKNLKFW, from the coding sequence ATGAGCACTCAACAACCCGAACAACCCGAGAGTCAGGAGGCACCGAAAGACCCCGAAATGCGGGGGGCCGAGTCGCCGGTCGACGAGAAAGAGAAAGAAGGCGGCGATATCGATCAGACGACGGCCGACAAGTCCGAACTCGAGGGCGAGTCGGTCCTCATCAAGGTGTTTCGCTACGATCCCGAGGTCGCGGACAAACAGGAGCCGCGCTTCGACGACTTCCACGTGCCCTTCGAGCGGGGGATGACCGTCCTCGATGCGGTCATGTACGCCCGGGATACGTATGACTCCTCGCTGACCTTCCGACACTCCTGTCGGCAGGCCGTCTGTGGCTCCGACGCATTCTTCGTCAACGGCAAACAGCGACTGGGGTGTAAGACCCAGCTCGCGGATTTGGAGCACCCGGTTCGGATCGAACCGCTGCCCCACCAGGAGGTCGTCAAGGACCTGGTCGTCGACATGGACCACTTCTACGACCAGATGCACACCGTCGAACCGTACCTCCAGCAGGACGACCTGCCGGAGGGCGAACTCGAGGAACAGCGCCAGTCCCGGGAGAACCGCGAGAAGGTCAAGATGTCCACGCGCTGTATCTGGTGTGGCGCGTGCATGTCCTCGTGTAACATCGCGGCCGGCGACAACGAGTACCTCGGTCCGGCGGCGATCAACAAGGCCTACCGGTTCGCGATGGACGACCGCGAGGACGAGGACGTCAAAGAGCACCGACTCCGCATTCTCGAGCAGGAACACGGTGTCTGGCGGTGTCAGACCCAGTTCTCCTGTACCGAGGTGTGTCCGAAGGACATTCCGCTCACCGAGCACATTCAGGAGCTCAAGCGGGAAGCGGTGAAGAAAAACCTGAAGTTCTGGTAA
- a CDS encoding redoxin domain-containing protein has translation MPETGDSAPDFTAPLATGDVDSFTLSDRLADEAPIVLAFFPGAFTGVCTTEMCAFQDRLASFNDLDASVYGVSRDSPFALNEFRAQNDLEFGLISDYNKEIIDDYDVEMDFADLGVYGVAKRSVFVVDADGTITYKWVSDDPGVEPDYDEVEVAVEDAA, from the coding sequence ATGCCTGAAACCGGAGATTCCGCACCCGACTTTACCGCACCGCTCGCAACCGGCGACGTTGACTCGTTCACCCTCTCGGATCGTCTCGCAGACGAGGCACCGATCGTCCTCGCCTTCTTCCCGGGCGCGTTCACCGGCGTCTGTACGACCGAGATGTGTGCGTTCCAGGACCGACTCGCGTCGTTCAACGACCTCGACGCCAGCGTCTACGGCGTCAGCCGCGACTCCCCGTTCGCGCTGAACGAGTTCCGCGCCCAGAACGACCTCGAGTTCGGACTCATCAGCGACTACAACAAGGAGATCATCGACGACTACGACGTCGAGATGGACTTCGCCGATCTGGGCGTCTACGGCGTCGCCAAGCGCTCGGTGTTCGTCGTCGACGCCGACGGCACGATCACCTACAAGTGGGTCAGCGACGATCCCGGCGTCGAACCCGACTACGACGAGGTCGAAGTCGCCGTCGAAGACGCGGCCTGA
- a CDS encoding succinate dehydrogenase, protein MAERYSSFAPGGTAWLLQRITAAFLVVVLAFHFFQLHFVNHAADVTFLGTEARMENVGYFLTMVLFLITAAFHGVNGVYNALVNQGLKGTQKKVVLAVLVLAGTALIVQGIYVAMAMAGVEIV, encoded by the coding sequence ATGGCGGAGCGATACTCCTCGTTCGCGCCCGGCGGGACCGCGTGGTTGCTCCAGCGGATCACGGCGGCGTTTCTGGTCGTCGTTCTGGCCTTTCATTTCTTCCAACTACACTTCGTCAACCACGCCGCGGACGTCACCTTCCTGGGTACGGAGGCTCGGATGGAGAACGTCGGCTACTTCCTGACGATGGTCCTGTTCCTGATCACCGCGGCGTTCCACGGCGTCAACGGCGTCTACAACGCGCTCGTTAACCAGGGGCTGAAAGGAACGCAGAAGAAGGTCGTACTCGCAGTGCTTGTTCTCGCGGGCACGGCACTCATCGTGCAGGGAATCTACGTTGCAATGGCGATGGCCGGGGTGGAGATCGTATGA
- a CDS encoding helix-turn-helix domain-containing protein: MQLDGHTDLMVSIPDDIESAQAKLVYLYLAVWETATADDLCTTLEINKGTALSITGTLRKRGHLERTDGRYELA; encoded by the coding sequence ATGCAACTCGACGGTCACACAGATTTGATGGTATCGATCCCGGACGATATCGAGTCGGCACAGGCGAAGCTCGTCTACCTCTACCTTGCGGTCTGGGAAACTGCGACGGCCGACGACCTCTGTACGACGCTCGAGATCAACAAGGGAACCGCCCTCTCGATCACCGGCACGCTCCGGAAGCGTGGCCACCTCGAGCGGACGGATGGACGGTACGAACTCGCCTGA
- a CDS encoding XapX domain-containing protein, with protein MNWELVVLGLLTGVLTGAFFGLFDVPIPAPPELPGLMGIIGIYLGYKLVQAVDLGIGVLDALGL; from the coding sequence ATGAATTGGGAACTCGTCGTACTCGGGTTGTTGACTGGCGTGCTCACCGGTGCGTTCTTCGGCCTCTTCGACGTCCCTATACCGGCACCGCCGGAGCTACCGGGACTGATGGGAATCATCGGCATCTATCTGGGATACAAACTCGTACAGGCTGTCGATCTCGGAATCGGCGTGCTCGACGCGCTCGGATTGTAA
- the tatA gene encoding twin-arginine translocase TatA/TatE family subunit — translation MVAEIAPLFIPGAPGGPELLIILFIAILLFGANKIPKLARSTGEAMGEFQKGREKVETELDEMRESGFEENDEFDEDEDDFVDTEPVTEETETDTDTETETN, via the coding sequence ATGGTAGCCGAAATCGCACCGCTGTTCATCCCCGGCGCACCCGGGGGTCCGGAACTACTGATCATCCTTTTCATCGCCATTCTCCTGTTCGGGGCCAACAAGATCCCGAAGCTCGCACGGTCGACCGGCGAGGCCATGGGAGAATTCCAGAAGGGGCGTGAAAAGGTCGAAACGGAACTCGACGAAATGCGCGAATCGGGATTCGAGGAGAACGACGAGTTCGACGAGGACGAAGACGACTTCGTCGACACGGAACCCGTCACCGAAGAGACGGAAACGGACACCGACACCGAGACGGAAACCAACTAA
- a CDS encoding SDR family NAD(P)-dependent oxidoreductase translates to MSKGFSLEGDVAIVTGGGRGIGRAIAVGLANAGAAVVPSARSTDEIEAVTEEIEADGGDALAVSADVTDPDAVADAIDRADDAFGGVDIVVNNAGFNPDDALGRPEDVSAESLDRVLDVNLNGAYEVTRAAADLLHESGGGSVINVASVGGLVGLPRQHPYVASKHGLVGLTKSMALDWAPEVRVNAVAPGYVSTALTESLEANERLRRSILDRTPLDRFADPDEIAGPVVFLASDAASYVTGTCLAVDGGWTSR, encoded by the coding sequence ATGAGTAAGGGATTCAGCCTCGAGGGGGACGTCGCGATCGTCACCGGCGGCGGACGCGGTATCGGTCGTGCGATCGCGGTCGGCCTCGCGAACGCCGGTGCCGCGGTCGTCCCGTCCGCGCGCTCGACGGACGAGATCGAGGCCGTCACCGAGGAAATCGAGGCAGATGGCGGGGATGCACTGGCCGTCTCCGCCGATGTCACCGATCCCGATGCGGTCGCCGACGCGATCGACCGGGCCGACGACGCGTTCGGCGGCGTCGATATCGTCGTCAACAACGCCGGATTCAATCCCGATGACGCGCTCGGTCGTCCGGAGGACGTCTCGGCCGAGAGCCTCGATCGCGTCCTCGACGTCAATCTGAACGGCGCGTACGAAGTGACGCGAGCAGCGGCGGACCTCCTTCACGAGAGCGGCGGGGGGTCGGTTATCAACGTCGCGAGCGTCGGTGGCCTCGTCGGGCTCCCCCGACAACACCCCTACGTCGCGTCGAAACACGGGCTCGTCGGGCTCACGAAGAGCATGGCGCTCGACTGGGCACCCGAGGTCAGAGTCAACGCCGTCGCCCCCGGCTACGTCTCGACGGCGCTCACCGAATCGCTCGAGGCGAACGAACGGCTTCGACGGTCGATCCTCGATCGTACGCCGCTGGATCGGTTCGCCGACCCGGACGAAATCGCCGGCCCGGTCGTCTTTCTCGCCAGCGACGCCGCGAGTTACGTGACCGGGACCTGTCTGGCGGTCGACGGCGGCTGGACCTCGCGGTAA
- a CDS encoding 5'-deoxyadenosine deaminase: MLLSGTVVADAETVIQDGAVVVEDDLIVAVGDRLDCLERYPDHERESYDVLTPGTVGAHVHSVQSLGRGIADDTELLDWLYEYVLPMEASMSPDAMRTAAELGYLEMIESGTTTCIDHLSVAHAGEAFEAARELGIRGRLGKVMMDKDAPPGLLEETDEALAESERLIREYHGVDDGRIRYAVTPRFAVSCTEACLRGTRDLADAYDDVMIHTHASENRGEIAAVEDETGRRNIHWLNEVGLTGEDVVLAHCVWTDESERELLAETGTNVTYCPSSNMKLASGVAPVLDYLDRGINVALGNDGPPCNNTLDPFTEMRQASLLQKVDRLEPQALPAQTVFEMATINGAQAAGFDRVGKLREGWKADILGLETDVTRGTPIHDVLSHLTFVAHGDDVQFTMVDGDVLMRDGEVLVADAAAIRSNARAFAAELDAAT, translated from the coding sequence ATGTTATTGTCGGGGACGGTTGTCGCTGACGCCGAGACCGTGATTCAAGATGGTGCCGTCGTCGTCGAAGACGATCTGATCGTCGCCGTGGGGGACCGGCTGGACTGCCTCGAGCGGTACCCGGATCACGAACGCGAGTCGTACGACGTGCTCACGCCGGGTACCGTCGGTGCGCACGTCCACTCCGTCCAGAGCCTCGGCCGCGGCATCGCCGACGACACCGAACTCCTCGACTGGCTGTACGAGTACGTGCTGCCGATGGAAGCGTCCATGTCCCCGGACGCGATGCGGACGGCCGCCGAACTCGGCTACCTCGAGATGATCGAGAGCGGAACGACGACCTGCATCGACCACCTCTCGGTCGCCCACGCCGGGGAGGCCTTCGAGGCGGCCCGGGAACTCGGGATTCGCGGCCGACTCGGAAAGGTAATGATGGACAAGGACGCCCCGCCGGGGCTGCTCGAGGAGACCGACGAAGCCCTCGCCGAGAGCGAACGACTCATTCGCGAGTACCACGGCGTCGACGACGGCCGCATTCGCTACGCCGTGACGCCGCGGTTCGCCGTGAGCTGTACCGAAGCCTGTCTTCGCGGGACGCGGGACCTCGCGGACGCCTACGACGACGTGATGATCCACACGCACGCGAGCGAGAACCGCGGCGAGATCGCGGCCGTCGAGGACGAAACCGGTCGGCGGAACATCCACTGGCTCAACGAGGTCGGGCTGACCGGAGAGGACGTCGTGCTCGCACACTGCGTCTGGACCGACGAGTCCGAGCGCGAACTCCTCGCGGAAACCGGAACGAACGTGACCTACTGCCCGTCCTCGAACATGAAGCTGGCGAGCGGCGTGGCACCGGTGCTCGATTATCTGGACCGGGGCATCAACGTCGCGCTGGGCAACGACGGGCCGCCGTGTAACAACACGCTCGATCCGTTCACGGAGATGCGACAGGCGAGCCTCCTCCAGAAAGTGGACCGACTCGAGCCGCAGGCGCTGCCGGCCCAAACGGTGTTCGAAATGGCGACGATCAACGGGGCGCAGGCCGCGGGATTCGACCGCGTCGGAAAACTTCGCGAGGGCTGGAAAGCCGATATCCTCGGCCTCGAGACGGACGTGACCCGCGGGACGCCGATTCACGACGTGCTCTCGCATCTGACGTTCGTCGCGCACGGCGACGACGTGCAGTTCACGATGGTCGACGGCGACGTGTTGATGCGCGACGGGGAGGTCCTCGTCGCGGACGCCGCAGCGATCAGGTCGAACGCGCGTGCGTTCGCCGCCGAACTGGACGCCGCCACCTGA
- the sdhC gene encoding succinate dehydrogenase, cytochrome b556 subunit: MSQSYNRGLIEDFGRWKEFSAGMWAWIFHKFTGWMLIGYLFTHIAVLSTAVGAASGDATLIQQETDIYTTTIQGLEGLFIVRILEVGLLAVAVFHILNGLRLLMVDLGVGLDAQDKSFYASLVLTAIITVASVPTFLDGVTL, from the coding sequence ATGAGTCAGTCTTACAATCGCGGTCTCATCGAGGACTTCGGTCGCTGGAAGGAGTTCTCGGCCGGCATGTGGGCGTGGATCTTCCACAAGTTCACCGGGTGGATGCTAATCGGCTATCTGTTCACTCACATCGCCGTGCTGAGTACAGCCGTCGGCGCAGCGAGCGGCGACGCAACACTCATCCAGCAGGAAACGGACATCTATACGACGACGATTCAGGGGCTCGAGGGCCTCTTTATTGTACGGATACTCGAGGTCGGACTGCTCGCAGTGGCAGTGTTCCACATCCTGAACGGGCTTCGATTACTGATGGTCGATCTCGGCGTCGGATTGGATGCACAGGACAAGAGTTTCTACGCTTCGCTGGTGTTGACGGCGATCATCACCGTCGCGAGCGTCCCAACCTTCCTCGACGGGGTGACCCTCTGA
- a CDS encoding HD domain-containing protein, which produces MSDSVGDDSARRVYRPDADHHFPDEKLNRVLEFVLEDEEIQTYLEAQNVNAVDRMQYNDHGAKHIEIVRNRALCLYDLLKAGSVDFNGARQQGLAEADESVIIALAATLHDVGHVVHRDEHAYYSIPLASDILDRVLPEFYDVADAVRVKGEVLHAILCHHRSETPLTTEAGVIRVADALDMERGRSRIPYEHGGRGINTLSSQAISRVSLQEGDGSPVLVEIEMTNAAGVYQVDNLLKAKLKGSGLEDLIRIVAVNTNENREQLVERIEL; this is translated from the coding sequence ATGAGCGATTCCGTTGGCGACGATTCTGCACGCCGTGTCTACCGTCCTGACGCCGACCACCACTTCCCCGACGAGAAACTGAACCGCGTCCTCGAGTTCGTGCTCGAGGACGAGGAGATTCAGACCTATCTCGAGGCCCAGAACGTCAACGCGGTCGACCGGATGCAGTACAACGATCACGGCGCGAAACACATCGAGATCGTTCGCAACCGAGCGCTGTGTCTCTACGATCTGCTCAAGGCCGGCAGCGTCGACTTCAACGGCGCGCGCCAGCAAGGGCTGGCCGAGGCGGACGAGTCGGTCATCATCGCGCTCGCGGCGACGCTCCACGACGTCGGTCACGTCGTCCACCGAGACGAGCACGCTTACTACTCGATCCCGCTGGCCTCGGATATTCTGGATCGCGTGCTGCCCGAGTTTTACGACGTCGCCGACGCCGTCCGAGTGAAAGGGGAGGTCCTCCACGCGATCCTCTGCCATCACCGGTCCGAGACCCCCCTGACGACCGAGGCGGGCGTCATCCGCGTCGCCGACGCCCTCGATATGGAGCGCGGTCGCTCGCGGATCCCCTACGAACACGGCGGCCGCGGCATCAACACCCTCTCGAGCCAAGCGATCAGCCGCGTTTCGCTTCAGGAGGGCGACGGCAGTCCCGTACTAGTCGAAATCGAGATGACCAACGCCGCCGGCGTCTACCAGGTCGACAACCTGCTCAAAGCAAAGCTCAAGGGCTCCGGTCTCGAGGATCTGATCCGAATCGTCGCGGTCAACACGAACGAGAACCGCGAGCAGTTAGTCGAGCGAATCGAGTTGTAA